In one window of Methanosarcina vacuolata Z-761 DNA:
- a CDS encoding response regulator: MNVSRKILAIIYIIFALLISVVIFASQSILGSTFSDLQEKEAADNVENIENMINLQVLQLEKINSALSSRDDVRNLILNPDPQNLSSGTSLGDIFSVSGCDFIFLVNNSGYIVYSEISGPELSTLNASTLDASSLNSSTLNASSLNSSTLDASSLSASSLSASSLNASTLDASTLDASSLNASTLSASTLDASSLNASTLSASTLDASALLKVRQRINDGSLLCTGAETSLKGILLFENGLAVISGQPVLTSPENNEVSGTIILGKYLDSSFIESVQESTGSTFTISSFNNASSDLMQAFFENPGPNFTYAVTGENVTCYSVLEDFSGRPAIVIQAGADSSIYARGQKALRYIVFFLLFAGLMIGASCKVLLDREVVSRIVAIDNFVEKVRLNENFSERFSTYGNDELSRLSEGINQTLDRLRTTSDEFKAQEHEKKLILDSLSELVVFMDSDLKIIWLNKAALDHMGMKMGDVIGRRYQDMYILYKENPSKSPVLKVLESGNEEFGEVVTQDGKVWTVTAIPIKNEDGRITGVLKTGLDITAHRRSEEKLIQAKLEAEEANNFKSEFLANVSHELRTPLNSIIGFSDILIDKVFGELNEKQFRYVNNISTSGKHLLVLINDILDLSKVEAGKMELHYSEFSIDCVFEEVKAVLSPLIQVKSLEATFNVESDCTTLEADRGRIIQILYNLVSNAIKFTPNGGKVSVYCKESGNRALISVIDTGIGISAEDQVKLFKPFTQLDASTTRQYCGTGLGLALVKKIVNLHQGDIWVESDPGKGSNFTFSLPLRKPLELRKAGIEDVIIEFEMNKAEALSVKENVEDLQEEVELPEICFSEKGDVKQELILVVDDDKSSSELLSIILKDAGYSVALLYNGKRVLKVAKILKPDIITLDVFLPDTNGWLVLRQLKNDPCTASIPVLIISMTNNNELGITLGATYSFAKPVKRVELVNSLQEITGKFRFEYPKVLIVDDDENTVELLSSMIEPEGFEAIKAYSGREGLQKLFSEQRPDILILDLMMPEISGFDVISSMRADVRTKDIPLIVCTSGELTEKNLEELNSELKGHLISILKKGTFGRKELINIIKQLAMLKRRNDEKNPDCRR, translated from the coding sequence ATGAACGTTAGTAGAAAGATCCTTGCTATTATCTATATCATCTTTGCTCTTCTCATTTCAGTTGTTATTTTTGCGTCTCAGAGCATTCTCGGTTCCACTTTTTCCGACTTGCAGGAAAAAGAGGCAGCTGACAACGTAGAAAATATAGAGAATATGATTAATCTTCAGGTCCTACAACTTGAGAAGATTAATTCTGCTCTCTCTTCAAGAGATGATGTCAGGAATTTAATACTTAATCCGGACCCTCAAAATCTCAGCAGTGGGACTTCACTCGGTGACATCTTTTCCGTCAGTGGATGTGATTTTATTTTTCTGGTAAATAATTCAGGGTATATTGTGTATTCTGAAATTTCGGGTCCTGAGCTCTCTACTCTTAATGCTTCTACTCTTGATGCTTCCTCTCTTAATTCTTCTACTCTTAATGCTTCCTCTCTTAATTCTTCTACTCTTGATGCTTCTTCTCTTAGTGCTTCCTCTCTTAGTGCTTCTTCTCTTAATGCTTCTACTCTTGATGCTTCTACTCTTGATGCTTCTTCTCTTAATGCTTCTACTCTTAGTGCTTCTACTCTTGATGCTTCTTCTCTTAATGCTTCTACTCTTAGTGCTTCTACTCTTGATGCTTCCGCTCTTCTCAAAGTCCGTCAAAGAATTAATGATGGCAGTTTACTCTGTACGGGGGCTGAAACTTCTTTAAAAGGTATACTACTGTTTGAAAATGGTCTTGCAGTAATCTCCGGCCAGCCTGTGCTCACTTCGCCAGAAAATAACGAAGTCTCAGGGACAATCATTCTTGGAAAATATCTTGATTCGAGCTTTATCGAATCCGTTCAGGAAAGTACAGGAAGTACATTTACAATTTCCAGTTTCAACAATGCGTCCTCGGATCTTATGCAGGCTTTTTTTGAAAACCCTGGTCCGAACTTCACATATGCGGTAACTGGAGAAAACGTTACCTGTTATTCTGTGCTTGAGGATTTTTCTGGAAGGCCAGCTATTGTAATCCAGGCTGGCGCAGACAGCAGTATCTATGCCAGGGGTCAGAAGGCTCTCAGATACATAGTGTTTTTCCTTCTGTTCGCAGGCCTCATGATTGGGGCAAGTTGCAAGGTTCTTCTTGATAGGGAGGTGGTATCCCGAATAGTTGCAATTGATAATTTCGTGGAGAAAGTAAGACTGAATGAAAATTTCTCCGAGCGATTTTCTACGTATGGGAATGATGAGCTCTCAAGGCTGTCCGAAGGAATAAACCAGACCCTTGACCGCCTGAGAACTACTTCTGATGAATTTAAAGCCCAGGAACACGAAAAAAAGCTAATTCTTGATTCTCTCAGTGAACTGGTAGTCTTTATGGACTCCGACTTGAAGATAATCTGGCTAAATAAAGCAGCTCTTGATCACATGGGCATGAAAATGGGTGACGTTATCGGGCGTCGTTATCAAGATATGTATATTTTATATAAAGAAAACCCGAGTAAGTCACCGGTACTGAAAGTACTGGAGTCCGGGAACGAAGAATTCGGGGAAGTAGTTACGCAGGATGGAAAAGTCTGGACAGTCACTGCGATTCCCATAAAGAACGAAGATGGCAGGATTACAGGGGTCCTGAAAACAGGGCTTGATATTACTGCACACAGGCGTTCGGAAGAAAAACTAATTCAGGCAAAACTGGAAGCTGAAGAAGCAAACAATTTCAAGAGCGAATTTCTTGCAAATGTGAGCCATGAGTTGCGGACACCTTTGAATTCCATTATAGGTTTTTCAGATATTCTTATTGACAAAGTTTTTGGAGAACTTAACGAAAAGCAGTTCCGATACGTAAACAATATCTCAACCAGTGGGAAACATTTGCTGGTACTTATAAATGATATCCTCGATCTCTCAAAAGTAGAAGCCGGGAAAATGGAACTTCACTACAGTGAATTTTCGATTGATTGCGTTTTTGAAGAAGTTAAAGCCGTTCTCTCCCCTCTTATACAGGTAAAATCTCTTGAAGCAACTTTTAATGTAGAATCCGACTGTACAACGCTTGAAGCCGACAGAGGCCGCATAATTCAGATTCTTTACAACCTCGTAAGTAATGCAATAAAATTTACCCCGAATGGTGGGAAAGTCTCAGTATATTGCAAAGAAAGTGGAAACCGGGCGCTTATTTCAGTCATAGATACCGGTATAGGCATTTCTGCTGAAGACCAGGTAAAGCTTTTCAAGCCCTTTACCCAGCTCGATGCATCAACAACAAGGCAGTATTGCGGCACAGGACTTGGGCTTGCTCTTGTGAAGAAAATCGTGAACTTGCACCAGGGAGATATCTGGGTTGAGAGCGATCCTGGGAAAGGTAGTAACTTTACCTTTTCACTTCCTCTCAGGAAACCGCTGGAGCTCAGAAAAGCTGGGATTGAAGATGTAATCATAGAATTCGAAATGAATAAAGCAGAAGCCCTTTCAGTAAAAGAAAACGTTGAGGATTTGCAGGAAGAAGTAGAGCTGCCCGAAATCTGTTTCTCTGAAAAGGGAGATGTTAAGCAGGAACTTATTCTGGTAGTTGATGATGACAAAAGTTCCAGTGAACTTCTCTCCATTATCCTTAAGGACGCAGGATATAGTGTGGCTCTCCTTTATAATGGAAAAAGAGTTTTAAAGGTTGCAAAGATCCTGAAACCCGATATTATCACCCTGGATGTTTTCCTGCCAGATACTAATGGCTGGCTTGTCCTGAGGCAGCTAAAGAATGACCCCTGTACGGCTTCTATACCTGTACTTATTATCTCCATGACCAATAATAATGAGCTCGGAATTACCCTCGGAGCAACCTACTCTTTTGCAAAACCGGTAAAAAGAGTTGAACTGGTAAATTCTCTCCAGGAAATTACCGGAAAGTTCCGGTTTGAATATCCTAAAGTTCTTATAGTAGATGACGATGAAAATACTGTAGAACTGTTGAGTTCGATGATTGAGCCCGAGGGCTTTGAGGCTATAAAAGCTTACAGCGGGAGAGAAGGTCTTCAGAAGCTTTTCTCAGAGCAGCGTCCCGATATTCTGATTCTTGACCTCATGATGCCGGAAATTAGCGGATTTGATGTTATATCCAGCATGAGGGCCGATGTACGCACGAAAGATATACCTCTTATTGTATGCACTTCTGGCGAGCTTACTGAGAAGAATCTCGAAGAACTGAACAGTGAGCTAAAAGGACATCTTATTTCTATTCTGAAGAAAGGCACTTTTGGAAGAAAAGAGTTAATTAATATCATAAAACAATTAGCTATGCTGAAGAGGCGTAATGATGAAAAAAATCCTGATTGTCGAAGATAA
- a CDS encoding response regulator, producing MKKILIVEDNPMNMELILDLLEFYGHNITKAEDGVKALERLAETKFDIILLDMQLPKMDGLEVLDRIKKNPATADIPVIAVTAHAMKGSEEHFIEMGCVDYVSKPIDIHKFRALIDKYLGEN from the coding sequence ATGAAAAAAATCCTGATTGTCGAAGATAATCCCATGAACATGGAACTGATCCTGGACCTTCTGGAATTCTACGGACATAACATAACTAAAGCCGAGGATGGAGTAAAGGCCCTTGAACGCCTTGCTGAAACAAAATTCGATATTATCCTGCTGGATATGCAACTTCCGAAGATGGACGGACTTGAGGTTCTCGACCGAATTAAGAAAAATCCTGCGACTGCAGATATCCCTGTGATAGCGGTTACTGCCCATGCTATGAAAGGCAGTGAAGAACATTTCATAGAAATGGGCTGCGTGGACTATGTCTCCAAACCTATAGATATTCACAAATTCAGGGCTCTGATAGATAAGTATCTGGGAGAGAACTAA
- a CDS encoding helix-turn-helix transcriptional regulator, whose protein sequence is MKTSLIDLAFLSEKRKDVLLLLEEGPKTGDEIKTALNVNSTSIMPQIKKLKEGRLIIQDDRNTYKLSEIGEIVVEKMEPLLNTVRVFEENYDYWTNHDFTAIPEALLNRIDELGNYFMLEPDLNRLFEIPEDFRSNLLESKHVKMFLSYFNPLHVEMYLELVRKEAEIDLILTEPVFDRMKKDYYADLKFLLESKNVEIYICEKSVTLKDVVTERFCSLVLFDKKGKFDHQRLMSFDESALKWCEELFLYYKDRSTQLEKL, encoded by the coding sequence ATGAAAACATCACTTATTGATCTGGCGTTTCTTTCAGAAAAAAGGAAAGATGTATTACTCCTGCTAGAAGAAGGGCCAAAGACCGGAGACGAAATAAAAACAGCCCTCAACGTCAACTCGACATCGATAATGCCCCAGATCAAAAAACTAAAAGAAGGACGCCTGATAATACAGGACGATAGAAACACCTACAAACTCTCTGAGATAGGAGAGATAGTAGTTGAAAAGATGGAACCTTTGCTAAATACCGTAAGGGTTTTTGAAGAAAATTACGATTACTGGACAAACCATGACTTTACCGCAATTCCCGAGGCTCTCCTTAACAGGATTGATGAATTAGGGAACTATTTCATGCTTGAACCCGACCTTAACCGGCTTTTTGAAATTCCTGAAGATTTCAGAAGCAACCTTCTGGAATCAAAACACGTCAAGATGTTTCTCTCATATTTCAACCCTCTTCACGTTGAAATGTACCTGGAACTTGTAAGAAAAGAGGCTGAAATAGATCTTATCCTGACAGAACCTGTTTTTGACAGGATGAAAAAAGATTATTATGCGGATCTGAAATTTCTTCTGGAATCAAAAAATGTTGAGATTTACATCTGTGAAAAAAGCGTAACCCTGAAAGACGTAGTAACAGAGCGTTTCTGCTCACTTGTGCTTTTCGACAAGAAGGGAAAGTTTGACCATCAACGCCTGATGAGTTTTGACGAGAGTGCACTGAAATGGTGCGAAGAACTCTTTTTATACTATAAGGACAGGTCCACACAACTGGAAAAACTATAA
- a CDS encoding cation-translocating P-type ATPase, with product MGKNLTGDNSKICSPQGNEHSIPLSVFLQKLGVDENGLRDQEAASRLKECGANILEETGKESIIKKYLRQFRNLFSILLTVGFILSFIGEYIDPGKGNLYIGIALAGVVVINGTFTFIQEYQAEKTMESFRQLLPPHARTLREGKVKEILASELVVGDVILLEEGDKVPADGRLIEINTLKVDNSAITGESEPQLRSLECTHPNMLECRNMVFSGTLIQSGNGKAVIFATGQNTQIGSLATLTQQTSGVDTPIRREINYFIKVISTIAISLGIVFFILASLLQDVFLTSLIFAIGIIVANVPEGLLPTVTLALSLASKRMASRNALIKQLESVETLGSTTVICTDKTGTLTQNKMAVNSIMIGFECLVLENPASTKKTITEQDISESTNKADVEKLADSGAEEFCALKKPVWDPEKLPSVFIRVSGLCNNAKLRESAPGYTGDPTEGALLVFANGLEDIGKLKHDYPRLEEFPFDSLTKRMEVICRTPEGKLEVYLKGAPEVVVKMCSSSLDSGGTRKLDETEQQELLNRHLNLAKKGERIIALAYRPIEELREYTGDFIFLGFVGIVDPPRPEAREAIAKCHTAGIKVVMITGDHSVTAESIAKDVGLANSGNLEIITGNELATLSRADLASRLKNPSIVFARTSPVQKLKIVKLFQAEGEIVTMTGDGVNDAPAIKNADMGVAMGSGTDVAREAADMVLLDDNFATIVNAVEEGRTVFDNIKKFIVYILASNIPEILPFIAFVLFALPLPMPVQLILAIDLGTDMLPAIALGKEKGEGDIMKRPPRAKEEKLLTPPLLFTAYAIKGPVEAIAGFFCYFAVLFEGGWSFGEQLANNNPLYMQSITAFFSAVIICQIANVFASRTRYQSVFSMGLFSNRTVLVGIASELLILAFIIWNPSANLIFNTSPLDLRYLLIAVPFAILLLGIDELRKYLLRKNVIWVTRYLKW from the coding sequence AGTATTCCACTTTCGGTTTTTCTTCAAAAACTAGGGGTTGACGAAAACGGACTCCGCGATCAGGAGGCTGCCAGTCGGCTCAAAGAATGCGGAGCGAATATTCTTGAGGAAACAGGAAAAGAGAGCATAATTAAAAAGTATCTCAGGCAGTTTCGGAATTTATTCTCGATCCTGTTAACTGTGGGATTTATTCTGTCTTTCATTGGAGAATACATTGATCCAGGGAAGGGAAACCTGTATATAGGAATTGCTCTTGCAGGCGTTGTAGTCATCAATGGGACCTTTACATTCATACAGGAGTACCAGGCTGAAAAAACAATGGAAAGCTTTCGTCAGCTTCTTCCGCCCCATGCCAGGACCCTGAGGGAAGGAAAGGTAAAGGAGATTCTGGCATCGGAGCTTGTGGTAGGAGACGTCATCCTTCTTGAGGAAGGAGATAAGGTTCCTGCCGATGGGCGTTTGATTGAAATTAATACTCTGAAAGTGGATAACTCGGCTATTACTGGCGAATCCGAGCCTCAGCTTCGGTCCCTTGAATGCACTCATCCAAATATGCTGGAGTGCAGAAACATGGTTTTCTCAGGGACTCTGATACAGAGCGGGAATGGAAAAGCTGTTATCTTTGCCACTGGACAAAATACTCAGATCGGAAGCCTTGCAACACTCACACAACAGACTTCGGGCGTGGATACTCCCATTCGAAGAGAAATAAATTATTTCATAAAAGTCATATCTACAATTGCGATTTCCCTGGGAATAGTTTTCTTTATACTTGCTTCTCTTCTTCAGGATGTTTTTCTTACGAGCCTGATCTTTGCGATTGGAATTATTGTCGCCAATGTGCCTGAAGGACTTTTGCCCACAGTCACTCTTGCCCTTAGCCTTGCGTCCAAGCGAATGGCTTCGCGGAATGCCCTTATAAAACAGCTTGAGTCCGTAGAAACTCTGGGCTCGACAACGGTTATCTGTACGGATAAGACCGGTACCCTGACTCAGAATAAGATGGCAGTAAACTCTATCATGATCGGTTTTGAATGTCTCGTTCTCGAAAACCCTGCCAGCACTAAAAAAACAATCACAGAACAGGACATCAGCGAAAGTACAAACAAAGCGGATGTGGAAAAACTTGCAGATTCAGGGGCAGAAGAATTCTGTGCCCTAAAAAAACCTGTATGGGACCCTGAAAAATTGCCCTCTGTTTTCATAAGAGTTTCAGGGCTATGTAATAATGCAAAACTTCGCGAGTCTGCCCCGGGATATACCGGTGACCCAACCGAAGGCGCACTTCTCGTTTTTGCAAATGGCCTGGAGGATATCGGAAAGCTTAAACATGATTATCCGAGGCTGGAAGAATTTCCTTTTGATTCGCTGACCAAAAGAATGGAAGTTATCTGCCGCACTCCGGAAGGAAAACTTGAAGTTTATCTCAAGGGCGCCCCGGAAGTAGTTGTGAAAATGTGCAGTTCATCCCTGGATTCAGGAGGGACCCGGAAGCTGGATGAAACTGAGCAACAGGAGCTTCTTAACCGGCACCTGAACCTTGCAAAAAAAGGAGAACGAATTATAGCCCTTGCGTACAGGCCGATAGAAGAACTAAGGGAATATACAGGGGACTTCATCTTCCTGGGATTTGTAGGAATTGTAGATCCTCCACGCCCTGAAGCCAGAGAAGCTATAGCAAAGTGCCATACAGCCGGGATCAAGGTTGTCATGATCACAGGCGATCACTCTGTCACTGCAGAATCAATAGCAAAGGATGTGGGACTTGCAAACTCCGGAAACCTGGAGATTATTACCGGAAATGAACTGGCAACGCTATCACGCGCAGACCTTGCTTCAAGATTAAAAAATCCGAGCATTGTCTTTGCCCGCACTTCTCCTGTACAAAAACTGAAAATTGTAAAGCTCTTTCAGGCCGAAGGGGAGATAGTGACCATGACAGGAGACGGGGTAAATGATGCTCCTGCAATCAAGAATGCGGATATGGGCGTTGCTATGGGCAGCGGTACGGATGTGGCGCGCGAAGCTGCGGATATGGTACTCCTTGATGACAATTTCGCTACGATTGTGAATGCTGTAGAAGAAGGCAGGACGGTTTTTGATAATATTAAAAAATTCATCGTATACATCCTTGCCAGCAATATTCCTGAGATCCTGCCTTTCATAGCCTTCGTCCTCTTTGCCCTGCCCCTTCCCATGCCTGTACAGCTGATCCTGGCAATCGACCTGGGCACGGATATGCTGCCTGCGATTGCCCTGGGAAAAGAAAAAGGGGAAGGAGATATTATGAAAAGACCTCCCAGAGCGAAAGAAGAAAAGCTTTTGACTCCTCCTCTGCTTTTTACAGCTTACGCAATAAAGGGTCCTGTAGAAGCTATTGCAGGCTTTTTCTGTTATTTTGCCGTACTTTTTGAGGGGGGCTGGAGTTTTGGAGAGCAGCTTGCAAATAACAATCCCCTTTATATGCAGTCAATAACCGCTTTCTTTTCAGCAGTGATTATATGCCAGATTGCTAATGTTTTTGCTTCCCGAACACGTTATCAATCAGTCTTCTCAATGGGTTTATTCAGCAACCGTACTGTCCTGGTAGGAATTGCAAGTGAACTCTTGATTCTGGCATTTATTATCTGGAATCCGTCGGCAAATCTTATTTTCAATACTTCTCCTCTTGACCTCAGATATTTGCTAATTGCTGTTCCTTTTGCGATATTATTGCTCGGAATCGATGAATTAAGAAAATATCTGTTGAGAAAGAATGTAATCTGGGTGACCAGATACCTTAAGTGGTAA